In Meleagris gallopavo isolate NT-WF06-2002-E0010 breed Aviagen turkey brand Nicholas breeding stock chromosome 5, Turkey_5.1, whole genome shotgun sequence, a single window of DNA contains:
- the MTCH2 gene encoding mitochondrial carrier homolog 2 isoform X1, translating to MADEALQVLLGSGLTVLSQPLMYVKVLVQVGYEPLPPTLGRNIFGRQVYQLPGLFAYAKHIVKVDGRAGLFKGLTPRLCSSAIGTVVHGKVLQRYQEAEKAEPGASKKEPVSSLEQVLKETSREMVARSAATLITHPFHVITLRCMVQFIGRETKYSGTLSAFATIYREEGILGFFAGLVPRLLGDILSLWLCNMLAYLINTYALENGVSMTEMKSYSQAVTGFFASMLTYPFVLVSNLMAVNNCGLAGGLLPYAPTYSSWLDCWSQLHKEGNMSRGNSLFFRKVPAGKRYVWDERRFR from the exons ATGGCGGACGAGGCTTTGCAGGTGCTTCTGGGCTCGGGGCTGACCGTGCTCTCGCAGCCTCTCATGTACGTGAAGGTGCTGGTGCAG GTGGGATACGAACCGCTGCCGCCCACCCTGGGCAGAAACATCTTTGGCCGCCAGGTCTACCAACTTCCAGGCCTCTTTGCCTACG CCAAGCATATCGTGAAAGTGGATGGTAGAGCAGGGCTTTTCAAGGGCCTCACCCCCCGTCTCTGCTCCAGCGCCATTGGCACCGTGGTGCATGGTAAAGTGCTGCAG CGGTACCAGGAGGctgagaaggctgag CCAGGAGCAAGCAAGAAAGAGCCTGTGTCCTCACTGGAGCAGGTGCTGAAGGAG acTTCCCGAGAGATGGTCGCTCGCTCTGCTGCCACCCTCATCACCCACCCTTTCCACG TGATCACCCTGCGATGTATGGTGCAGTTCATCGGCAGGGAGACCAAGTACAG CGGAACACTAAGCGCCTTCGCAACGATTTACCGAGAAGAAGGCATCCTGGGGTTCTTTGC TGGCCTTGTTCCCCGGCTCCTCGGAGACATCCTCTCACTCTGGCTCTGCAACATGCTGGCCTACCTCATCAACACATACGCACTGGAGAACGGG GTCTCTATGACAGAGATGAAGAGCTACTCGCAGGCAGTCACTGGG TTTTTCGCCAGCATGCTGACGTACCCCTTCGTGCTGGTCTCCAATCTGATGGCTGTCAATAACTGCGG ACTAGCTGGGGGCCTGCTCCCCTATGCACCCACCTACTCCTCCTGGCTGGACTGCTGGAGCCAGCTGCACAAGGAA GGCAACATGAGCCGAGGGAACAGCCTGTTTTTCCGCAAGGTGCCCGCAGGAAAGCGATATGTGTGGGATGAGAGGAGGTTCCGCTGA
- the MTCH2 gene encoding mitochondrial carrier homolog 2 isoform X2: protein MADEALQVLLGSGLTVLSQPLMYVKVLVQVGYEPLPPTLGRNIFGRQVYQLPGLFAYAKHIVKVDGRAGLFKGLTPRLCSSAIGTVVHGKVLQRYQEAEKAEPGASKKEPVSSLEQVLKETSREMVARSAATLITHPFHVITLRCMVQFIGRETKYSGTLSAFATIYREEGILGFFAGLVPRLLGDILSLWLCNMLAYLINTYALENGVSMTEMKSYSQAVTGTSWGPAPLCTHLLLLAGLLEPAAQGRQHEPREQPVFPQGARRKAICVG from the exons ATGGCGGACGAGGCTTTGCAGGTGCTTCTGGGCTCGGGGCTGACCGTGCTCTCGCAGCCTCTCATGTACGTGAAGGTGCTGGTGCAG GTGGGATACGAACCGCTGCCGCCCACCCTGGGCAGAAACATCTTTGGCCGCCAGGTCTACCAACTTCCAGGCCTCTTTGCCTACG CCAAGCATATCGTGAAAGTGGATGGTAGAGCAGGGCTTTTCAAGGGCCTCACCCCCCGTCTCTGCTCCAGCGCCATTGGCACCGTGGTGCATGGTAAAGTGCTGCAG CGGTACCAGGAGGctgagaaggctgag CCAGGAGCAAGCAAGAAAGAGCCTGTGTCCTCACTGGAGCAGGTGCTGAAGGAG acTTCCCGAGAGATGGTCGCTCGCTCTGCTGCCACCCTCATCACCCACCCTTTCCACG TGATCACCCTGCGATGTATGGTGCAGTTCATCGGCAGGGAGACCAAGTACAG CGGAACACTAAGCGCCTTCGCAACGATTTACCGAGAAGAAGGCATCCTGGGGTTCTTTGC TGGCCTTGTTCCCCGGCTCCTCGGAGACATCCTCTCACTCTGGCTCTGCAACATGCTGGCCTACCTCATCAACACATACGCACTGGAGAACGGG GTCTCTATGACAGAGATGAAGAGCTACTCGCAGGCAGTCACTGGG ACTAGCTGGGGGCCTGCTCCCCTATGCACCCACCTACTCCTCCTGGCTGGACTGCTGGAGCCAGCTGCACAAGGAA GGCAACATGAGCCGAGGGAACAGCCTGTTTTTCCGCAAGGTGCCCGCAGGAAAGCGATATGTGTGGGATGA
- the AGBL2 gene encoding cytosolic carboxypeptidase 2 → MHGHLCYYGYFQGQKTDRQQSSMSPWGHTECHCTDSGTQQGVRKDPNSHAVCSLLELHHGAGRSPARSAAPRAPQLVPLQGYGSLREPRALFALPSARGPLPAPRWPIECEVIKETIKHIEWIPPEPEPFCQPTDHHWLPRGEQQGTVVYQLSPVPSGSCFTRARAGGAPGPLSSPAAILEDLQDNTLLFESRFECGNLQKAVKVGPYEYVLTLRPDLYTTKHTQWFYFRVQNTRKDTIYCFTIANLAKPKSLYGKGMCPLFYSQKDAQSHGIGWRRIGNNIRYYRGNSGGEPAAFCLSWSTCFPHDSDMCYFAHSYPYTYSDLQRYLQTVMGDPARSQYCVVRTLCHSLAGNIVYMLTITAPSSGAAKRAVVLSARVHPGESGGSWAMQGFLDFILSAAPDAQLLRQLFVFKVVPMLNPDGVVVGNSRCSLAGRDPNRAYRTGSRGSFPAIWHLRAMVERLLVEREVVLYCDFHGHSRKNNVFMYGCDGSRDGSETRLQERIFPLMLSKNAPDKFSFSSCKFKVQKSKEGTGRVVMWRMGIANSYTLEAAFGGSTLDGRNSHFTVEDLKSLGYYLCDTLLDFCDPNPAKFQQCLAEVDALLRPRLGSGQSWSDIATSQLESSTSGSDSSVSDGSLERRESPWGQKGQGARVALGQLQLRRRKQLRSHRARNAMYRPNGTQRSHGGDPVRVAQCGSACHSGTRSACSPTSVPQQTQSWSPMPPSVLVPTRRGCGAAEELHGAVPAAHTAVCHHHTAMRATWMEGYVTTTGHCWAPQSAIAATTTITTTTTSTGTASSREGRVRPSSRGTRMGLSLRVAAAAGCGRRPGLTAVRCSACTRH, encoded by the exons ATGCATGGCCACCTGTGCTACTATGGCTACTTCCAAG GCcagaagacagacagacagcagagCTCCATGTCTCCATGGGGACACACCGAATGCCACTGTACTGACTCCGGCACCCAGCAGGGCGTGAGGAAGGACCCAAACT CCCATGCTGTCTGTTCTCTACTGGAACTGCACCATGGGGCTGGGAGGTCCCCAGCCCGTTCTGCAGCCCCCAGGGCCCCGCAGTTGGTCCCCTTGCAGGGCTATGGGTCACTCAGGGAGCCACGGGCTCTCTTTGCCCTTCCCTCGGCACGAGGACCCCTTCCTGCTCCCCGGTGGCCCATTGAATGTGAGGTCATCAAGGAGACCATCAAGCACATTG AGTGGATCCCCCCTGAACCAGAACCCTTCTGCCAGCCCACAGACCACCACTGGCTACCAAGGGGTGAGCAGCAGGGCACCGTTGTCTACCAGCTCAGCCCAG TGCCCTCAGGCTCCTGCTTCACCCGTGCTCGGGCTGGGGGGGCCCCAGGCCCCCTTTCCTCACCGGCAGCCATCCTGGAGGACTTGCAGGACAACACACTGCTATTTGAGTCACGCTTTGAGTGTGGCAACCTCCAGAAAGCAGTCAAGGT GGGCCCCTATGAGTATGTGCTGACACTGCGGCCAGACCTGTACACCACCAAGCACACCCAGTGGTTCTACTTCCGTGTGCAAAACACACGGAAAGACACCATCTACTGTTTCACCATTGCCAACCTGGCAAAGCCTAAGAGCCTCTATGGCAAGGGCATGTGCCCACTGTTCTACTCACAGAAGGATGCCCAGAGCCATGGCATTGGCTGGCGCCGCATCGGCAACAACATCCGCTACTACCGAGGGAACAGCGGGGGGGAGCCGGCTGCCTTCTGCCTGTCCTGGAGCACCTGCTTTCCCCATGACAGTGACATGTGCTACTTTGCCCACTCCTACCCTTACACCTACTCAGACCTGCAGCGGTACCTGCAGACAGTGATGGGTGATCCAGCACGCTCACAGTACTGTGTGGTGCGGACACTGTGCCACAGCCTGGCCGGTAACATCGTCTACATGCTCACCATCACTGCGCCATCCAGCGGTGCAGCCAAGCGGGCGGTGGTGCTGAGTGCCCGTGTACACCCTGGGGAAAGCGGTGGCTCCTGGGCCATGCAGGGTTTCCTTGATTTcatcctcagtgctgctcctgatgCTCAGCTCCTGCGCCAGCTCTTTGTCTTCAAGGTGGTGCCCATGCTCAACCCCGATGGGGTGGTGGTGGGTAACTCCCGCTGCTCTCTGGCTGGCCGTGATCCCAATCGAGCCTACAGGACTGGATCTCGGGGCTCTTTTCCGGCCATCTGGCACCTGCGGGCCATGGTGGAGAG gctcttggtggaaCGGGAGGTGGTGCTGTATTGTGATTTCCACGGGCACAGCCGCAAGAACAACGTCTTCATGTATGGCTGCGATGGTAGTCGGGATGGCTCTGAGACACGGTTGCAGGAGCGCATCTTCCCACTGATGCTAAGCAAAAACGCACCTGACAAG TtctccttctccagctgcaAATTCAAGGTGCAGAAGAGCAAGGAGGGAACGGGCAGGGTGGTCATGTGGCGAATGGGCATTGCCAACAGCTACACCTTAGAGGCGGCCTTTGGTGGCTCCACGCTGG ATGGGAGGAACTCACACTTCACAGTGGAGGACCTCAAATCATTGGGCTACTACCTCTGCGACACGCTGCTAGACTTCTGTGACCCCAATCCAGCCAAG TTCCAGCAGTGCCTGGCGGAGGTGGATGCGTTGCTGCGGCCACGTCTGGGCTCCGGTCAGAGCTGGAGTGACATCGCCACCTCACAGCTGGAGTCCAG CACCAGCGGCTCCGATAGCTCTGTGTCTGATGGGTCCctggagaggagggagagcCCCTGGGGACAGAAGGGACAAGGTGCCAGGGTGGCACTTGGCCAGTTGCAGCTGAGGAGGAGAAAGCAGTTACGGAGCCACAGAGCGAGGAATGCCATGTACAGGCCCAATGGCACCCAAAGGAGTCATGGTGGTGACCCGGTGAGAGTGGCTCAGTGTGGTTCTGCCTGCCACAGTGGGACTCGGAGTGCCTGCAGCCCCACTTCTGTGCCCCAGCAGACACAGTCGTGGTCCCCTATGCCCCCATCTGTCCTTGTCCCCACACGAAGAGGCTGTGGGGCAGCGGAGGAGTTGCACGGAGCTGTCCCcgctgcacacacagcagtaTGCCACCACCACACCGCTATGAGAGCCACATGGATGGAGGGGTATGTGACAACcacagggcactgctgggcaccACAGAGTGCCATTgctgccaccaccaccatcaccaccacgaCCACCAGCACAGGCACTGCTTCTTCACGGGAAGGCAGAGTGAGGCCTTCCTCACGGGGCACCAGAATGGGGCTGTCCCTGCGCGTGGCCGCTGCTGCTGGCTGCGGGAGGCGGCCCGGCCTCACAGCAGTGCGCTGCTCCGCCTGCACTCGCCATTAA
- the NDUFV1 gene encoding NADH dehydrogenase [ubiquinone] flavoprotein 1, mitochondrial → MAAWQLRALRRLPAAAAGFSTAPKKTQFGSLKDEDRIFTNLYGRHEWRLQGALRRGDWYKTKEILLKGVDWILGEIKASGLRGRGGAGFPTGLKWSFMNKPPDGRPKYLVVNADEGEPGTCKDREIMRHDPHKLVEGCLVAGRAMGARAAYIYIRGEFYNEASNLQVAIREAYEAGLLGKNACGSDYAFDVFVVRGAGAYICGEETALIESIEGKQGKPRLKPPFPADVGVFGCPTTVANVETVAVAPTICRRGGAWFAGFGRERNSGTKLFNISGHVNHPCTVEEEMSVPLKELIEKHAGGVRGGWDNLLAVIPGGSSTPLLPKSVCETVLMDFDSLVQAQSGLGTAAVIVMDKSTDIVKAIARLIEFYKHESCGQCTPCREGVDWMNKVMARFVRGDAQTAEIDALWEISKQIEGHTICALGDGAAWPVQGLIRHFRPELEDRMRRFGEAKAQAASA, encoded by the exons ATGGCCGCCTGGCAGCTGAGGGCCCTGCGCCGCCTCCCCGCCGCCGCCGCCGGCTTCTCG ACAGCGCCGAAAAAGACGCAGTTCGGCTCTTTGAAGGATGAGGACCGCATCTTCACCAACCTCTATGGGCGGCACGAGTGGAG GCTGCAGGGAGCGCTGCGGCGGGGTGACTGGTACAAGACGAAGGAGATCCTGCTGAAGGGCGTCGACTGGATCCTGGGTGAGATCAAAGCCTCGGGGCTGAGGGGCCGCGGGGGGGCCGGCTTCCCCACCGGCCTCAAGTGGAGCTTCATGAACAAGCCGCCTGATGGCAG ACCCAAGTACCTGGTAGTGAACGCAGATGAGGGGGAACCAGGCACCTGCAAGGACCGTGAGATCATGCGGCACGACCCACACAAGCTGGTGGAGGGCTGCCTGGTGGCTGGCCGTGCCATGGGTGCCCGTGCTGCCTACATCTACATCCGCGGCGAGTTCTACAATGAGGCCTCCAACCTGCAG GTTGCCATCAGGGAAGCATATGAGGCTGGGCTTCTGGGGAAGAATGCCTGTGGTTCTGACTATGCCTTTGATGTCTTCGTGGTGAGGGGTGCCGGGGCGTACATCTGTGGTGAGGAGACAGCACTCATCGAGTCCATTGAGGGCAAGCAGGGGAAGCCGCGCCTCAAGCCGCCCTTTCCAGCTGACGTGG GAGTCTTTGGCTGTCCCACCACGGTGGCCAATGTGGAGACGGTGGCTGTGGCCCCCACCATCTGCCGGCGTGGTGGTGCCTGGTTTGCTGGCTTTGGGCGCGAGCGCAACTCCGGGACAAAGCTTTTCAACATCTCTGGCCACGTCAACCACCCCTGCACAGTGGAGGAGGAGATGTCAGTGCCATTGAAGGAACTCATTGAGAAGCATGCTG GGGGTGTCCGTGGTGGCTGGGACAACCTGCTGGCTGTCATCCCGGGTGGTTCCTCCACCCCGCTGCTCCCAAAGTCAGTGTGTGAGACTGTGCTGATGGACTTTGATTCCCTGGTGCAGGCGCAGAGTGGGCTTGGCACGGCTGCCGTCATTGTCATGGATAAATCG ACTGATATTGTCAAAGCGATCGCTCGTCTCATCGAGTTCTACAAGCATGAAAGCTGTGGGCAGTGCACCCCATGCCGGGAAG GTGTTGACTGGATGAACAAGGTGATGGCACGCTTCGTGCGGGGAGACGCACAGACAGCTGAGATCGATGCACTGTGGGAGATCAGCAAGCAGATTGAGGGCCACACTATCTGTGCACTGGGTGATGGTGCCGCATGGCCCGTGCAG GGCCTCATCCGCCACTTTCGGCCGGAGCTGGAGGACAGGATGCGGCGCTTTGGAGAGGCCAAAGCACAAGCGGCCTCAGCATGA
- the NUDT8 gene encoding nucleoside diphosphate-linked moiety X motif 8 — protein MLVVPVVANLGPLEDLTLSPNPDEVAEVFTLPLEHLLQEENQGYTHFRTAGRYGYTLPVFLNGPHRIWGLTAIITELTLELLAPDLYCRKTHVPGRGITAPQKKA, from the exons ATGCTTGTGGTCCCTGTGGTGGCCAACCTGGGACCCCTGGAGGACCTGACACTGTCCCCAAACCCTGACGAG GTGGCAGAGGTCTTCACACTGCCTCTAGAGCACCTCCTGCAGGAAGAAAACCAGGGCTACACCCATTTCCGCACTGCCGGTCGCTATGGCTACACTCTGCCTGTCTTCCTCAACGGCCCCCACCGCATCTGGGGGCTGACAGCCATCATCACTGAGCTGACGCTGGAGCTGCTGGCGCCCGACTTGTATTGCAGAAAGACCCACGTGCCTGGCCGTGGCATCACTGCTCCCCAAAAAAAGGCTTGA
- the CABP2 gene encoding calcium-binding protein 2 isoform X3, producing MPGHPLAMGNCTKTPERKLSKDGKQRSGPPGPQDGEELAEAAQSPPLQSYSVLHGLVGPACIFLRQSIAITQLDRELRPEEIEELKQAFKEFDKDRDGYISYKDLGECMRTMGYMPTEMELIELSQQITGGKVDFDDFVELMGPKMLAETADMIGIKELRDAFREFDTNGDGQISMAELREAMRKLLGQQLNYREVDEILKDVDLNGDGLVDFEEFVRMMSR from the exons ATGCCTGGGCACCCCCTGGCCATGGGCAACTGCACCAAGACCCCCGAGAGAAAGCTCTCCAAG gacgGGAAGCAGCGCTCTGGCCCCCCCGGTCCCCAGGATGGTGAGGAGCTGGCAGAGGCTGCGCAATCACCACCACTGCAGAGCTACTCAGTGCTGCATGGGCTTGTGGGGCCGGCGTGCATCTTCCTCCGGCAGAGCATTGCCATCACACAACTG GACCGGGAGTTGCGGCCGGAGGAGATTGAAG AGCTGAAGCAAGCCTTCAAGGAGTTTGACAAGGACCGCGATGGCTATATCAGCTACAAGGACCTGGGCGAGTGCATGCGCACCATGGGCTACATGCCCACCGAGATGGAGCTCATTGAGCTGTCTCAGCAGATCA CAGGCGGCAAAGTGGATTTTGATGACTTTGTGGAGCTGATGGGCCCTAAGATGCTGGCGGAGACGGCGGACATGATCGGGATCAAGGAACTGCGTGACGCCTTCCGTGAG TTCGACACCAATGGGGACGGGCAGATCAGCATGGCGGAGCTGCGGGAGGCCATGCGGAagctgctggggcagcagctcaaCTACCGCGAAGTGGATGAGATCCTCAAGGATGTGGATCTCAATGGGGATGGCCTGGTGGACTTTGAAG AGTTTGTGCGGATGATGTCGCGCTGA